From the Saccharomycodes ludwigii strain NBRC 1722 chromosome I, whole genome shotgun sequence genome, one window contains:
- the DRS2 gene encoding aminophospholipid-translocating P4-type ATPase DRS2 (similar to Saccharomyces cerevisiae YAL026C | DRS2 | Deficiency of Ribosomal Subunits) — MPEEALNGVDNKPLFDLDFLENDSRDLNNNNIPKKQRASAIIDTDYDAASNTLTLDDINIQNDFDDNPFSDRNAYNFDVTDYNNNNNNTSSSLPLRKEKHGGFFSKIFRKKKLTTPGTFEMHTFDNLHEDTDEERYKKSRMQFNIKVLFNKYILRKNFPSNSESQTREIFINDPSANSSFVSNYISTTKYNAATFLPKFLFQEFSKYANLFFLFTSLIQQVPGVSPTNRYTTIGTLMVVLVISAIKECIEDIKRLNSDKELNYSPVLIYSTSINDFVEKKWVDISVGDIVKLQSEKAVPADVVLISSSEPEGLCYIETSNLDGETNLKIKQAKPETTKIIDASDISKMSGRVISEAPNSSLYTYEGTMHLNGNVFPLSPEQMILRGATIRNTAWIYGFVVNTGHETKLMRNATATPIKRTAVERIINLQIVALFGVLIVLSLISSIGNVIQVSAGSKHLQYLYVKETNKASLFFKDLLTYWILFSNLVPISLFVTVEMIKYYQAFMIGSDLDLYYEETDTPTVVRTSSLVEELGQIKYIFSDKTGTLTRNIMEFKSCSIAGKCYIETVPEGKEPTVEDGVEVGYHTFQEMQNTLKDHLDPASPLIDEFLTLLSICHTVIPELNADGSIKYQAASPDEGALVQGAADLGYRFIIRKPSSVTISVDRNGERREYELLNICEFNSTRKRMSTIFRFPDGSIKLLCKGADSVIFERLDEEKNLYVESTTRHLEDYATEGLRTLCIAVRDIPQNEYSTWKEIYDKASTTLDNRSEKLDNAAELIEKNLYLLGATAIEDKLQEGVPETIQTLQEAGINIWILTGDRQETAINIGMSCRLLSEDMSLLIINETNKEDTEKNLVEKLQALRDHDMSKISSDNLALIIDGKSLGYALDADLNDYLMQLSSLCKAVICCRVSPLQKALVVKMVKKKTDDLLLAIGDGANDVSMIQAAHVGVGISGMEGMQAARSADFAVGQFKHLKKLLLVHGSWSYQRISQAILYSFYKNIALYMTQFWYVFANAFSGQSIMESWTMTFYNLLFTVAPPFVLGVFDQFVSCKLLDRYPQLYRLGQKGQFFNVTIFWGWIINGFYHSAVTFIGSILFYKNGMTLHMHGEVADHWTWGVAVYTASVITVLAKAALITNQWTKFTIWAIPGSLVFWIVFFPIYASIMPHANVSTEYRGVASHCYGSATFWCMCIVLPVFALLRDILWKYYRRNYIPASYHVVQEMQKYNITDNRPRIEQFQKAIRKVRQVQRMKKQRGFAFSQSEDGGQEKIMRMYDTTQQRGIHGELHDASLDLFKEDHSPAA; from the coding sequence atgcCAGAGGAGGCTTTAAACGGTGTAGATAATAAACCACTTTTCGATTTGGATTTTTTAGAAAACGATTCAAGAGAtctgaataataataatattcccAAAAAGCAGCGAGCATCGGCTATTATTGATACCGATTACGATGCAGCTAGTAATACGTTAACTTTGGATGATATTAACATTCAAAATGATTTCGACGATAATCCATTCAGTGACAGAAATGCATATAACTTTGATGTAActgattataataataataataataatacttcttcatcattaCCTCttagaaaggaaaaacatGGCGGGTTTTTCAGCAAAATTTTTCgtaagaaaaagttaacaACACCAGGAACCTTTGAAATGCACACCTTTGACAATCTACATGAAGATACCGATGAAGAAAGGTATAAAAAGTCTAGGATGCAATTCAACATTAAAGTTTTGtttaacaaatatattttgagGAAAAACTTTCCGTCAAATTCTGAATCCCAAACAAGagaaatttttattaatgatcCTAGTGCTAACTCTAGCTTCGTAAGTAATTATATTTCAACCACAAAATATAATGCAGCTACTTTTTTGCCCAAGTTTTTGTTTCAAgaattttctaaatatgcaaatttgttttttctttttacaTCTTTAATTCAGCAGGTACCAGGTGTTTCTCCAACAAATAGATATACTACAATTGGCACTTTAATGGTTGTCTTAGTTATTTCGGCCATAAAAGAATGTATAgaagatattaaaagacTGAATTCAgataaagaattaaattattcaCCTGTTCTGATTTATTCCACTTCAATAAAtgattttgttgaaaaaaaatgggttGATATTTCTGTTGGTGATATTGTTAAACTTCAATCTGAAAAAGCAGTACCTGCAGACGTGGTTTTGATTTCATCATCGGAACCAGAAGGCCTATGCTATATTGAAACTTCCAATCTAGACGGAGAGACAAATCTAAAAATTAAGCAGGCAAAGCCAGAAACAACCAAAATTATCGATGCCTCGGATATATCAAAAATGAGCGGTAGAGTTATATCTGAAGCTCCTAATTCAAGTTTGTATACTTATGAAGGGACTATGCATTTGAATGGAAATGTTTTCCCGCTTTCTCCTGAGCAAATGATTCTAAGAGGTGCTACGATTCGAAATACAGCATGGATTTATGGATTTGTTGTCAATACAGGCCATGAAACCAAATTGATGCGTAATGCTACCGCTACACCAATCAAGCGGACGGCAGTGgaaagaattattaatcTACAAATCGTAGCGTTGTTTGGGGTCTTAAttgttttatctttaatttcttcCATAGGCAATGTAATTCAGGTATCTGCAGGTTCTAAACATTTACAATATTTGTACGTTAAAGAAACAAACAAAGccagtttattttttaaagatcTTTTAACTTAttggattttattttcaaatttggTTCCCATTTCATTATTTGTTACCGTTGAAATGATTAAGTATTATCAAGCTTTCATGATTGGTTCAGACTTAGATTTATATTACGAGGAGACTGATACACCAACTGTTGTTAGAACTTCTTCTCTTGTTGAAGAATTGGGCCagattaaatatatttttagtgATAAAACTGGTACATTAACAAGAAACATCATGGAATTTAAGTCGTGCTCCATTGCTGGCAAATGCTATATAGAAACTGTTCCTGAAGGCAAGGAGCCTACCGTAGAAGATGGGGTTGAAGTTGGGTATCATACTTTCCAAGAGATGCAAAATACATTAAAAGATCACTTGGATCCTGCTTCTCCATTAATTGATGAATTTTTAACACTTTTATCTATTTGCCATACAGTGATTCCCGAACTTAATGCTGATGGATCCATTAAATATCAGGCGGCTTCACCAGACGAGGGTGCACTTGTTCAAGGCGCTGCTGATTTAGGCtatagatttattattcgTAAACCAAGTTCTGTTACCATTTCTGTAGATCGTAACGGTGAGCGAAGAGAATACGAATTACTAAACATTTGTGAATTCAACTCTACAAGGAAAAGAATGAGCACTATTTTCAGGTTTCCTGATGGTTCAATAAAATTACTATGCAAAGGTGCTGACTCAgtaatttttgaaagattagatgaagaaaaaaatttatatgtTGAGAGCACTACTAGACATTTAGAAGATTATGCAACTGAGGGGCTAAGAACCTTGTGCATTGCCGTTAGAGATATCCCCCAAAACGAATATAGTACTTGGAAAGAGATTTATGACAAAGCGTCTACAACTTTGGATAATAGATCTGAAAAACTGGACAATGCTGCAGAATTAATCGAAAAAAACTTATATTTACTTGGGGCAACAGCGATCGAGGATAAGCTTCAAGAGGGTGTTCCGGAAACTATTCAAACTTTACAAGAGGCAGGTATTAATATTTGGATCCTAACGGGTGATAGACAGGAAACAGCGATTAACATTGGAATGAGTTGTCGTTTATTAAGCGAAGATATGAGCTTGTTAATTATAAACGAGACGAACAAAGAAGATACTGAAAAGAATCTGGTTGAAAAACTTCAGGCCCTAAGAGATCACGATATGTCCAAAATTAGCAGTGACAACTTGGCTTTGATTATTGATGGTAAATCGTTAGGGTATGCATTGGATGCGGATTTGAACGATTATTTGATGCAGTTGAGCTCATTGTGTAAAGCAGTGATCTGTTGTCGTGTATCGCCTTTACAAAAGGCCCTAGTGGTTAAAATGGTGAAGAAAAAGACGGACGATTTACTTTTGGCCATTGGGGATGGTGCTAATGATGTGAGCATGATCCAAGCTGCGCATGTTGGTGTTGGAATCAGTGGTATGGAAGGTATGCAAGCTGCTCGTTCCGCAGATTTTGCTGTCGGACAATTTAAGcacttaaaaaaattgcttTTGGTACATGGTTCTTGGTCATACCAAAGAATTTCCCAGGctattttatattctttttataaaaatattgcatTATACATGACTCAATTCTGGTATGTTTTTGCCAACGCATTTTCTGGTCAATCTATCATGGAATCATGGACTATGACATTTTATAACTTGCTTTTCACCGTTGCACCACCATTTGTTTTGGGTGTCTTTGATCAGTTCGTTAGTTGTAAACTATTGGATCGTTATCCACAACTATACAGACTAGGACAAAAGGgacaattttttaatgtaacCATATTTTGGGGGTGGATTATTAATGGATTCTACCATTCTGCAGTGACATTTATTGgatccattttattttataaaaatgggATGACTTTGCATATGCATGGTGAAGTAGCCGATCATTGGACCTGGGGTGTTGCTGTTTACACCGCAAGTGTTATCACTGTTTTGGCAAAAGCTGCATTGATTACAAACCAATGGACTAAATTTACTATTTGGGCTATTCCAGGGTCCTTGGTCTTTTGGATAGTGTTTTTCCCAATATATGCTTCAATAATGCCACATGCCAACGTTTCCACTGAATATCGCGGAGTTGCCTCTCATTGCTATGGTTCAGCTACATTTTGGTGTATGTGTATTGTACTACCAGTCTTCGCTTTGTTGAGAGATATTCTTTGGAAATATTACAGAAGAAATTATATACCAGCTAGTTATCATGTTGTCCAAGAAAtgcaaaaatataatattacaGATAATAGACCACGTATTGAGCAATTTCAAAAAGCTATTCGTAAAGTTAGACAGGTTCAAAgaatgaaaaaacaaagaggGTTTGCCTTTTCTCAAAGTGAGGATGGCGGACAAGAAAAGATTATGCGTATGTATGATACTACTCAACAAAGGGGTATTCATGGCGAATTACATGATGCATCTTTGGATCTTTTCAAAGAGGATCACTCTCCAGCCGCTTGA
- the MAK16 gene encoding ribosome biosynthesis protein MAK16 (similar to Saccharomyces cerevisiae YAL025C | MAK16 | MAintenance of Killer), with protein sequence MSDEIIWQVINHSFCSYKLKTDKGQNFCRNEYNVTGLCNRQSCPLANARYATVKNVNGRLYLYMKTAERAHMPAKWWERIKLSKNYQKALKQIDEHLLYWNKFLIHKCKQRLTRLTQVAITERRLALREEERHYVGVAPKVKRREENRERKALAAAKIEKAIEKELLDRLKSGAYGDKPLNVDEKIWKKVLGKVETEEDMEEDMEEDMEEEEEEEEDSDEGEIEYVEDDGEDELMDVEDLEEWLGEDSSNEFSSDDDDDDDDDDSEDDSDDEASNKKRSSNKSNASKKKRPRVEIEYEEEEIQPNEEQLA encoded by the coding sequence ATGTCTGATGAAATCATTTGGCAAGTAATTAACCACAGCTTTTGTTCATATAAGTTGAAAACCGACAAAGGGCAAAACTTTTGTAGAAATGAATATAATGTGACTGGGTTATGTAATAGACAATCATGTCCCTTGGCTAATGCTAGATATGCAACCGTTAAAAATGTAAATGGAagattatatttatatatgaagACAGCAGAAAGGGCTCATATGCCAGCTAAATGGTGGGAAAGAATTAAGTTATctaaaaattatcaaaaagcTTTAAAACAGATTGACGAACATTTACTATATTGGAATAAGTTTTTAATCCATAAATGTAAGCAAAGATTAACCAGACTAACCCAGGTAGCAATTACGGAAAGAAGATTAGCTTTGAGAGAAGAAGAGAGACACTATGTTGGGGTGGCTCCTAAAGTCAAAAGGAGGGAAGAAAATAGGGAAAGGAAAGCTTTGGCTGCCGCTAAGATCGAAAAAGCCATTGAGAAAGAATTATTGGACAGACTAAAGAGCGGTGCATATGGGGATAAACCATTAAATGTTGATGAAAAGATCTGGAAAAAGGTTTTGGGCAAGGTTGAAACAGAAGAAGATATGGAAGAAGATATGGAAGAAGATatggaagaagaagaagaagaagaagaggacAGTGATGAAGGTGAAATTGAGTATGTTGAAGATGATGGTGAGGATGAACTTATGGATGTAGAAGATTTAGAAGAATGGCTAGGTGAAGACAGTTCGAATGAATTTTCTAgcgatgatgatgatgatgatgatgatgatgattcgGAAGACGACTCTGACGATGAAGCAAGCAACAAAAAGCGGAGTAGTAACAAAAGCAATGCTtccaaaaagaaacgtCCAAGAGTTGAAATTGAATacgaagaagaagaaatcCAACCAAATGAAGAACAGTTAGCTTGA